In Halogeometricum sp. S1BR25-6, a single genomic region encodes these proteins:
- a CDS encoding DHH family phosphoesterase, with protein sequence MTVENAGDSGGESGSNSDADSRPVVYDLAPNCTLDDTDVGANYHAVVNGVVEYGVFVDISDEVSGLVHESNLDRTYEVGDRLVVSLEEVRENGDVAFDAVTLDDYRTVTVDYEPDITPIEDLEPGDDAFVEGVVAQIKQTGGPTVFRVADDTGIVSAAAFEDAGVRAHPEVELDDVVRVSGTAESHEDALQLEVESMTRLDDEAAAETRERLDAALEERAEPSEVEPLVEWPEFEKLREDLREVARLLRRTVLEGRPIRVRHHADGDGMCASVPVQLALENFIAEVHDDEDAPRHLIKRLPSKAPFYEMEDVTRDLNFALEGRSRHGQRLPFLLMLDNGSTEEDVPAYENLAHYDVPIAVVDHHHPDPEAVEPLLDAHVNPYLHDEDYRITTGMMCVELARMIDPSLTDELKHVPAVAGLSDRSKAEAMDDFVELAGAQGYDREELLDIGEALDYAAHWLRYSDGQSIVNDVLNVGCDDEERHEELIEFLAERAERDVDRQLDAAESHVDHETLSSGAHLYTIDLDEWAHRFTYPAPGKTTGKIHDRKVQEMQEPVITIGYGPDFAVLRSDGVRLDIPQMVAELNEEVVGGGVSGGGHLVVGSIKFVKGMRSEVIDSLVEKMADAELDAELSTQAPVDAE encoded by the coding sequence ATGACCGTCGAAAACGCCGGGGATTCCGGCGGCGAGTCCGGTTCGAATTCGGACGCGGACTCGCGACCTGTCGTCTACGACCTCGCACCGAACTGTACGCTCGACGACACCGACGTCGGCGCCAACTACCACGCCGTCGTCAACGGCGTCGTCGAGTACGGCGTCTTCGTTGACATCTCCGACGAGGTGTCCGGCCTCGTCCACGAGTCGAACCTCGACCGCACCTACGAGGTGGGCGACCGCCTCGTCGTCTCCCTCGAGGAGGTCCGCGAGAACGGCGACGTGGCGTTCGACGCGGTGACCCTCGACGACTACCGCACCGTCACCGTCGACTACGAACCCGACATCACGCCCATCGAGGACCTCGAACCCGGCGACGATGCGTTCGTCGAGGGCGTCGTCGCGCAGATCAAGCAGACCGGCGGCCCCACCGTCTTCCGCGTCGCCGACGACACCGGCATCGTCTCGGCCGCCGCCTTCGAGGACGCCGGCGTCCGCGCGCACCCCGAGGTGGAACTGGACGACGTGGTCCGCGTCAGCGGCACCGCCGAGAGCCACGAGGACGCCCTGCAACTCGAAGTCGAGTCGATGACGAGACTCGACGACGAGGCGGCCGCCGAGACCCGCGAACGCCTCGACGCCGCCCTGGAAGAACGCGCCGAACCGAGCGAGGTCGAACCGCTCGTCGAGTGGCCCGAGTTCGAGAAACTCCGCGAGGACCTCAGAGAGGTCGCGCGTCTCCTGCGTCGGACCGTCCTGGAGGGCCGCCCCATCCGCGTCCGCCACCACGCCGACGGCGACGGGATGTGCGCGTCCGTCCCGGTCCAACTGGCCCTGGAGAACTTCATCGCCGAGGTGCACGACGACGAGGACGCCCCCCGTCACCTCATCAAGCGCCTCCCCTCGAAGGCGCCGTTCTACGAGATGGAGGACGTGACCCGCGACCTGAACTTCGCCTTGGAGGGGCGCTCGCGGCACGGCCAGCGCCTGCCCTTCCTCCTCATGCTCGACAACGGGTCCACCGAGGAGGACGTGCCGGCCTACGAGAACCTCGCGCACTACGACGTCCCCATCGCCGTCGTCGACCACCACCACCCCGACCCAGAGGCGGTCGAACCGCTGCTGGACGCCCACGTCAACCCCTACCTGCACGACGAGGACTACCGCATCACGACGGGTATGATGTGCGTCGAACTCGCGCGGATGATCGACCCCTCGCTCACGGACGAGTTGAAGCACGTCCCCGCGGTCGCCGGCCTCTCGGACCGCTCGAAGGCCGAGGCGATGGACGACTTCGTCGAACTCGCCGGGGCGCAGGGCTACGACCGCGAGGAACTGCTCGACATCGGCGAGGCCCTCGACTACGCGGCGCACTGGCTCCGCTACAGCGACGGGCAGTCCATCGTCAACGACGTGCTCAACGTCGGTTGCGACGACGAAGAGCGCCACGAGGAACTCATCGAGTTCCTCGCCGAACGCGCCGAACGCGACGTGGACCGCCAACTCGACGCCGCGGAGTCGCACGTCGACCACGAGACGCTCAGTTCGGGCGCGCACCTCTACACCATCGACTTGGACGAGTGGGCGCACCGCTTCACCTACCCCGCGCCGGGCAAGACGACCGGGAAGATTCACGACCGGAAGGTCCAGGAGATGCAGGAACCCGTCATCACCATCGGCTACGGGCCTGACTTCGCCGTCCTCCGCTCCGACGGCGTCCGCCTCGACATTCCGCAGATGGTCGCCGAACTCAACGAGGAAGTCGTCGGCGGCGGCGTCTCCGGCGGCGGCCACCTGGTCGTCGGCTCTATCAAGTTCGTGAAGGGGATGCGCAGCGAGGTCATCGACAGCCTCGTCGAGAAGATGGCC